In the genome of Bos mutus isolate GX-2022 chromosome 20, NWIPB_WYAK_1.1, whole genome shotgun sequence, one region contains:
- the SETD9 gene encoding SET domain-containing protein 9, whose protein sequence is MPGRLMRGLWQRWRRYRYRFVPWIALNLSHNPRTLRYVPEESKDKVISDEDVLGTLLKVFQALFVNDFSKQSDILTVLPEPVKSKYQDLLSVQHPRVKQLEYRHQQQNTFTPEEILYKTLGFSVARAPSSLISAGKGVFVTKGLVRKGAVVSMYPGTVYQKYEPIFFQSIGNPFIFRCLDGVLIDGNDKGISKVVYRSCSGRDQLGPLKMSDSTWLTSEIHNPLAIGQYVNNCSNDRAANVCYQEFDVPAVFPIELKQYLPNIAYSYDKQSPLRCVILVALRDIEQGEELFSNYYTIVS, encoded by the exons ATGCCGGGCCGCCTGATGCGGGGCCTCTGGCAGCGATGGCGCCGTTACAGGTACCGCTTCGTACCCTGGATCGCGCTGAACCTAAGCCACAACCCGAG GACTCTCCGATATGTTCCAGAAGAATCCAAAGACAAAGTTATCTCAGATGAAGATGTCCTAGGAACATTACTGAAAGTTTTCCAGGCTCTATTCGTAAATGATTTCAGTAAACAATCAGATATCTTGACTGTGCTTCCAGAACCTGTTAAATCAAAATATCAAGACCTACTGTCAGTTCAGCATCCAAGGGTGAAACAGCTTGAATACAGACATCAGCAGCAAAATACCTTTACACCAGAAGAAATTCTTTATAAGACATTGGGTTTCAGTGTTGCCCGAGCACCTAGCTCATTGATTTCTGCTGGAAAAGGTGTCTTCGTTACTAAAGGATTGGTACGGAAAGGCGCGGTTGTATCTATGTATCCCG GTACAGTATATCAGAAGTATGAGCCAATCTTTTTCCAGTCCATTGGAAACCCATTTATTTTTAGATGCCTAGATGGGGTGCTCATTGATGGAAATGACAAAGGAATATCAAAAGTCGTGTATAG ATCTTGCAGTGGGAGGGATCAACTTGGCCCTTTAAAAATGAGTGATAGTACATGGCTAACATCAGAAATTCATAATCCATTGGCTATAGGACAGTATGTGAACAATTGTTCAAATG ACAGAGCAGCTAATGTCTGTTATCAGGAATTTGATGTGCCTGCAGTTTTCCCTATAGAACTGAAGCAGTATCTTCCAAACATTGCCTACAGCTATGACAAACAAAG cCCACTGCGCTGTGTCATTCTTGTTGCACTCAGGGACATTGAACAAGGAGAAGAGCTTTtttcaaactactatacaattgtCAGCTAA